A single window of Nocardia sp. NBC_01327 DNA harbors:
- a CDS encoding sulfatase family protein, which translates to MRIIYVDVDTLRADHTTPYGYHRPTTPNLQRLADKSVVFDRYYCSDSPCMPSRTALTSGQFGITNGVIGHFGEAARFRLDAGHGPEPDRPLLGQLLQFGGYHTAAVSVFAERHRAYYFHGNFRESIRATPNWGDEDAADVNRAAIDWIRRHADQENWYLHLTYWEPHTDYTQPVEWTDRMAASGPVQAWPDADTIADHAEIYGPRSALDLNYSLRGDGRSPVPHNMPDAIASRADFEHLINGFDGAIAYWDHHFGQLLAVLEKLGIAEETAIIVSADHGESLGENGSYAEHGLANEPTHRLPLVFYWPGVTDEVPDAGRRNDALLYNIDYAPTVCELVGLPKPAGWQGESFAAAVRGETLESRDYLVLGHGAHTYQRAVRTRDHLYIRTYHPGCFRAEWEQLFDVTADPHLTEDLLQTEPELLAAMRSRLAEWWNTYAGRPGALPDPMQTTLQTGPTYYNDPVTYARHLRETGRAHLAEDLEQRLRNYAIPVSWHAADQPRTAALVQRWAELAQAAAQRSLDRPEPA; encoded by the coding sequence ATGCGCATCATCTATGTCGATGTCGACACTCTGCGTGCCGACCACACCACCCCCTACGGCTATCACCGCCCGACCACGCCGAATCTGCAACGCCTGGCCGACAAGTCGGTCGTCTTCGACCGGTACTACTGCTCCGACTCCCCGTGCATGCCCTCGCGAACAGCCTTGACCAGTGGGCAGTTCGGCATCACCAATGGCGTGATCGGCCACTTCGGCGAGGCGGCGCGGTTCCGGCTCGATGCCGGGCACGGCCCGGAACCCGACCGGCCGCTGCTCGGTCAGCTCTTGCAGTTCGGCGGATATCACACCGCCGCGGTATCGGTGTTCGCCGAACGCCACCGGGCCTACTATTTTCACGGCAATTTCCGCGAATCCATTCGGGCCACACCGAATTGGGGCGACGAGGATGCCGCGGACGTCAACCGCGCGGCCATCGACTGGATCCGCCGGCATGCCGACCAGGAGAACTGGTACCTGCACCTGACCTATTGGGAACCGCATACCGATTACACACAACCGGTGGAGTGGACCGATCGGATGGCCGCATCCGGTCCCGTACAAGCCTGGCCCGATGCCGACACCATCGCGGACCACGCCGAAATCTACGGTCCGCGAAGCGCTCTGGATCTCAACTATTCGCTGCGCGGCGACGGGCGCTCACCGGTGCCGCACAATATGCCCGACGCCATTGCCTCGCGCGCCGACTTCGAGCATCTGATTAACGGCTTCGACGGTGCGATCGCGTACTGGGACCACCACTTCGGGCAACTGCTCGCGGTGCTCGAGAAGCTCGGCATCGCCGAGGAGACGGCGATCATCGTCAGCGCCGATCACGGAGAATCCCTCGGGGAGAACGGTTCCTACGCCGAGCACGGTCTCGCCAACGAGCCCACGCACCGGCTGCCGCTGGTCTTCTACTGGCCCGGCGTCACCGACGAGGTGCCCGATGCGGGCCGCCGCAATGATGCCCTGCTCTACAACATCGACTACGCGCCGACCGTGTGCGAGCTGGTCGGGCTACCGAAACCCGCAGGCTGGCAAGGTGAATCGTTCGCGGCAGCCGTTCGTGGCGAAACCCTCGAATCACGCGACTATCTGGTACTCGGACATGGCGCACACACCTATCAGCGCGCCGTGCGCACCCGAGATCACCTCTACATTCGCACCTATCACCCCGGTTGCTTCCGCGCCGAATGGGAGCAGCTGTTCGACGTCACCGCGGATCCGCATCTGACCGAGGATCTGCTGCAGACCGAACCGGAACTGCTCGCCGCCATGCGATCTCGGCTGGCCGAATGGTGGAACACCTACGCCGGACGTCCGGGCGCCCTGCCCGATCCCATGCAGACCACCCTGCAAACCGGGCCCACCTATTACAACGATCCCGTCACCTACGCCCGGCACCTTCGAGAAACCGGCCGTGCCCATCTGGCCGAGGATCTGGAACAGCGGCTGCGGAACTACGCGATCCCGGTGTCCTGGCATGCCGCGGACCAGCCGCGCACCGCCGCGCTCGTCCAGCGCTGGGCGGAATTGGCACAGGCCGCCGCGCAGCGATCGCTCGACCGGCCCGAACCGGCTTAG
- a CDS encoding PadR family transcriptional regulator: MQLDYMILGVLALGRCSGYDLRRWMEGPGRYLGYGVQLPQIYRRLAKLAERGWIEFEVDPRDGRPDAKVYTMTEAGRQALLEWARSPYEPSPRPMDPDFKLRFLFAGSLDREIAIEIVRTELEYRRKHDAQSPLAPIPDSYDPQLPELDPQWAREIQTMTHEQGYAYASGFIVWLELTLARLEAGRPR; encoded by the coding sequence ATGCAGCTCGACTACATGATCCTGGGCGTGCTGGCGCTGGGCCGCTGCTCCGGATACGACCTGCGTCGCTGGATGGAAGGCCCCGGCCGCTATCTCGGCTACGGGGTCCAACTTCCGCAGATCTACCGGCGCCTGGCCAAGCTCGCCGAACGCGGCTGGATCGAGTTCGAGGTCGATCCGCGCGACGGCCGCCCGGACGCCAAGGTCTACACCATGACCGAGGCGGGCAGGCAGGCCCTGCTGGAGTGGGCGCGCTCGCCCTACGAGCCCTCGCCGCGACCGATGGATCCGGACTTCAAGCTGCGCTTCCTCTTCGCGGGCTCGCTGGACCGCGAGATCGCCATCGAGATCGTCCGCACCGAACTCGAGTACCGCAGGAAGCACGACGCGCAATCGCCGCTCGCGCCGATTCCCGACTCCTACGACCCGCAACTGCCCGAACTGGACCCGCAGTGGGCCCGCGAAATACAGACCATGACCCATGAACAGGGCTATGCGTACGCCTCCGGCTTCATCGTGTGGCTGGAACTCACCCTGGCCCGCCTGGAAGCAGGCCGGCCGCGCTGA
- a CDS encoding formylglycine-generating enzyme family protein — translation MTGEPHRSCCAPSRGDTIALSEVRAPVRAAPARDTGGMVLVPGGEFLMGTADSDGYPSDGEGPVRSVRLSPFLIDTRAVTNDRFAAFVGDTGYRTDAERLGWSYVFAGFLPGTLRRESPRPDRTPWWCAVSGATWQAPEGPGSTLGDRSDHPVVHVSWNDAQAYCAWAGTRLPTEAEWEYAARGGLAQARYPWGDPLDPDGVYHCNIWRGAFPVKNTAADGYRGTAPVDAFAPNGFGLYNTCGNVWEWCADWWTVDHGVPPLIDPHGPKSGSGKVIRGGSHMCHDSYCFRYRVAARSANTPDSSSGHTGFRCTADPAGS, via the coding sequence ATGACCGGCGAACCACACCGGAGTTGCTGCGCGCCGTCACGGGGCGACACGATCGCACTGTCCGAAGTCCGCGCACCGGTACGAGCGGCACCCGCTCGGGACACCGGCGGCATGGTGCTGGTGCCCGGCGGCGAGTTCCTGATGGGCACCGCGGACAGCGACGGCTACCCGAGCGACGGCGAGGGCCCGGTGCGATCGGTTCGGCTGAGCCCGTTCCTGATCGACACGCGCGCGGTCACCAACGACCGGTTCGCTGCCTTCGTGGGCGATACCGGCTATCGCACCGATGCCGAGCGCCTGGGCTGGTCGTATGTCTTCGCCGGGTTCCTCCCCGGGACGCTGCGCCGCGAATCTCCGCGACCGGATCGAACTCCCTGGTGGTGTGCGGTATCCGGAGCAACCTGGCAAGCCCCGGAAGGGCCGGGCAGCACGCTAGGCGATCGCAGTGACCACCCCGTCGTCCACGTGTCCTGGAATGACGCCCAGGCGTACTGCGCGTGGGCCGGCACGCGGCTGCCCACTGAAGCGGAGTGGGAGTACGCGGCGCGCGGCGGCCTGGCGCAGGCTCGCTATCCGTGGGGTGACCCGCTGGATCCCGACGGCGTGTACCACTGCAATATCTGGCGGGGCGCCTTCCCGGTCAAGAACACCGCCGCCGACGGCTATCGCGGCACCGCACCCGTGGATGCGTTCGCGCCCAATGGTTTCGGCCTGTACAACACCTGCGGCAACGTGTGGGAATGGTGCGCGGACTGGTGGACCGTCGATCACGGCGTACCACCGCTGATCGATCCACACGGCCCGAAGTCCGGTAGCGGCAAGGTGATTCGCGGCGGTTCGCACATGTGCCACGACTCGTATTGCTTCCGCTACCGAGTGGCGGCCCGCTCGGCCAATACCCCGGACAGCTCGAGCGGTCATACCGGATTCCGCTGCACCGCGGACCCTGCCGGCTCTTGA
- a CDS encoding sulfatase: protein MRAIMVMFDSLNRHMLPPYGGDWTHAPNFARLAERTTTFDNCWAGSMPCMPARREIHTGRYNFLHRSWGPLEPFDDSLPELLRRAGVYSHLASDHQHYWEDGGATYHTRYDTWEFFRGQEGDPWKGHVADPEIPEDLKRLRHRAYRQDWINRRYLDTEDKQPQTLTFDAGLEFLRDNSAQDSWFLQIETFDPHEPFFTQKQYKDLYPHDYDGPHFDWPDYKRVTETQEQVEHARYEYAALLSMCDRSLGRVLDFMDEHAMWDDTLLIVNTDHGFLLGEKGWWAKSVQPWYNELVRLPLFVSDPRAAAAGQRRAALVQTIDLAPTILDWFGIEPTADMQGRPLPTAADAPIREAGLFGMHGGHVNVTDGRYVYMRAPANTDNQPLHEHTLMPTHMRGRFAPAELVDMELAEPFSFTKGLKTIRVPGRALINAYQFGTLLFDLETDPAQSNPIVDDTVELRMAGLLVALMRDTDAPHSQFERLGLPRTGPVTAAHLLVRAQRDIAEQAAAPAPRPEDFPSGPLSVQTPIQELLAHRAAGEVLRRHIPAFADSEILQALTGASLLDVASVARGLLTAEKLRAIAADLADLTRTVPGSTSA, encoded by the coding sequence ATGCGAGCGATCATGGTGATGTTCGACAGCCTGAACCGGCATATGCTGCCGCCCTACGGCGGCGACTGGACACACGCGCCGAACTTCGCCCGGCTGGCGGAACGCACCACCACCTTCGACAACTGCTGGGCGGGTTCCATGCCCTGTATGCCGGCACGGCGCGAAATCCATACGGGCCGCTACAACTTCCTGCACCGCAGTTGGGGTCCGCTCGAGCCGTTCGACGACTCGCTGCCGGAATTACTGCGGCGGGCCGGGGTGTACAGCCATCTGGCCAGCGATCATCAGCACTACTGGGAGGACGGCGGCGCGACCTATCACACCCGCTACGACACCTGGGAGTTCTTCCGCGGGCAGGAGGGCGACCCCTGGAAGGGGCACGTCGCCGATCCGGAGATCCCCGAGGACCTGAAGCGGTTGCGGCACCGGGCCTATCGCCAGGACTGGATCAACCGCCGGTATCTCGATACCGAGGACAAACAGCCGCAGACGCTGACCTTCGACGCCGGATTGGAGTTCCTGCGGGACAATTCGGCACAGGACTCCTGGTTCCTGCAGATCGAGACCTTCGATCCGCACGAGCCGTTCTTCACCCAGAAGCAGTACAAGGACCTCTACCCGCACGACTACGACGGACCACATTTCGACTGGCCCGATTACAAGCGGGTGACCGAAACCCAGGAGCAGGTCGAGCACGCCCGCTACGAGTACGCGGCGCTGCTGTCCATGTGCGACCGCTCGCTGGGCCGAGTGCTCGACTTCATGGACGAGCATGCGATGTGGGACGACACGCTGCTGATCGTCAATACCGATCACGGGTTCCTGCTCGGCGAAAAGGGCTGGTGGGCCAAGAGTGTGCAGCCCTGGTACAACGAGCTGGTCCGGCTGCCGCTGTTCGTTTCCGACCCGCGCGCCGCGGCGGCTGGGCAGCGCCGCGCGGCACTGGTGCAGACCATCGATCTCGCGCCGACCATCCTGGACTGGTTCGGCATCGAGCCCACGGCCGATATGCAGGGCAGGCCGCTGCCCACGGCCGCGGATGCGCCGATCCGGGAGGCTGGACTGTTCGGCATGCACGGTGGCCATGTCAATGTGACCGACGGCCGGTACGTCTACATGCGCGCGCCGGCGAACACCGACAATCAGCCGCTGCACGAGCACACGCTGATGCCCACCCATATGCGGGGCCGATTCGCACCGGCGGAACTGGTCGATATGGAGTTGGCCGAGCCCTTCTCGTTCACGAAGGGGCTCAAGACCATTCGGGTGCCCGGCCGTGCGCTCATCAATGCCTACCAGTTCGGAACGCTCTTGTTCGATCTGGAAACCGATCCGGCGCAGTCGAATCCGATCGTCGACGATACGGTCGAACTGCGCATGGCGGGTCTTCTGGTGGCGCTCATGCGTGACACCGACGCACCGCACAGTCAATTCGAGCGTCTCGGATTGCCCAGGACGGGGCCGGTCACCGCCGCGCATCTGCTGGTGCGGGCACAGCGCGATATCGCCGAACAGGCTGCCGCCCCGGCGCCCCGGCCCGAAGACTTCCCGTCCGGTCCTCTGTCGGTGCAGACCCCCATTCAGGAGCTGCTCGCCCACCGAGCGGCCGGGGAGGTACTCCGGCGGCACATCCCGGCCTTCGCCGACAGCGAGATCCTGCAAGCCCTCACCGGGGCATCGCTCCTCGATGTGGCCTCGGTGGCGCGCGGCCTGCTGACGGCCGAGAAGCTGCGGGCCATCGCCGCCGACCTCGCAGACCTCACCCGGACCGTGCCCGGCTCCACATCGGCATGA
- a CDS encoding TetR/AcrR family transcriptional regulator yields the protein MARTRDAEQTGAARRAKIVTAALALFATRGYRGTSLAAVADAAGITRSGLLHHFSSKEALLAAALAERDEQAFDAVEIDRDYEGPALLRALEIIDGLVERNQSNRELTRLAHLGNLGAEDTPQFARDWAQERIRTFRENLAGVIAAGIAAGEVRADVDPVAVAGIVIAAMSGLEEQWLQDESFDMAGAMRTLTAVLRRDLLITQR from the coding sequence GTGGCGAGAACCCGCGATGCGGAGCAAACCGGCGCGGCCCGCCGTGCCAAGATCGTCACCGCCGCCCTCGCCCTGTTCGCGACCCGGGGTTATCGCGGCACCTCCCTGGCTGCTGTGGCGGATGCCGCGGGCATTACCAGATCCGGTCTGCTGCACCATTTCTCGAGTAAGGAAGCATTGCTCGCGGCAGCCCTGGCCGAACGTGACGAGCAGGCTTTCGACGCTGTCGAGATCGACCGCGACTACGAGGGACCGGCACTGTTGCGGGCCCTGGAGATCATCGACGGCCTGGTCGAACGCAACCAGAGCAATCGCGAACTCACCCGCCTGGCTCACCTCGGCAACCTCGGGGCCGAGGACACCCCGCAGTTCGCCCGCGACTGGGCGCAGGAACGCATCCGCACCTTCCGCGAGAATCTCGCCGGCGTCATCGCGGCCGGAATCGCGGCCGGCGAGGTGCGCGCCGATGTGGACCCGGTCGCGGTGGCCGGGATCGTCATCGCGGCGATGTCGGGACTCGAGGAGCAGTGGCTGCAGGACGAATCCTTCGATATGGCCGGTGCGATGCGGACCTTGACCGCGGTGCTGCGCCGCGACCTCCTCATCACGCAGCGGTGA
- a CDS encoding MFS transporter — MSRTDTEPRTGMRRLLLTVPFVSAAPQLAFAVSNYFAALQVQHIDNAAKVGNLALVHVAAAVAALLTQPLVGILSDRTRSAFGRRAPWMLIGVLMGAAGLITAGLSTSLVMLVIAVMVVHVGANAVYGPLSAILPDRVPVRVRGRYSTLAGLGTIVAAMLGPLAASAFSARIPLGYLTFAGMIVVAVVGFVALNPEPGNRDMPRPEFSARTAAQSFWIDPRRCPDLWWAFLGRFLILGGYYMVLTYTMYIAQGYVGLSAAEAARLVPLIGLVGLPGLLVAISVAGPWSDRTGRRKPLTLTGGLVIAASALVPLALPTVTGLLLWGVVVTIGFGIFLSVDQALVSEILPDEEAFAKDLGIVNIAATLPNVIAPLAAAGIVSATGGYGALFPAVAVVAGAGALAVLPIKSAR, encoded by the coding sequence ATGTCGCGCACGGATACTGAGCCCCGTACGGGTATGCGGCGGCTGCTGCTCACCGTTCCGTTCGTCAGCGCGGCTCCGCAATTGGCCTTCGCGGTATCGAATTACTTTGCCGCACTACAGGTTCAGCATATCGACAATGCGGCCAAGGTCGGCAACCTGGCCCTGGTGCATGTTGCCGCCGCCGTGGCGGCGCTGCTCACACAACCGCTGGTCGGCATCCTGTCCGACCGGACTCGGTCCGCATTCGGCCGCCGGGCGCCGTGGATGCTGATCGGTGTGCTGATGGGCGCGGCCGGCCTGATCACCGCCGGGCTCTCGACCTCGCTGGTTATGCTGGTGATCGCGGTGATGGTGGTGCATGTCGGAGCGAATGCCGTGTACGGACCGCTCTCGGCGATCCTGCCCGACCGGGTTCCGGTGCGGGTCCGCGGCCGGTACTCGACGCTGGCGGGGCTGGGAACGATCGTCGCGGCCATGCTCGGACCCCTTGCCGCATCGGCGTTCTCGGCCCGCATACCGCTCGGCTATCTGACCTTCGCAGGCATGATCGTGGTTGCCGTAGTCGGCTTCGTGGCGCTCAATCCGGAGCCCGGCAACCGGGATATGCCACGGCCCGAATTCTCGGCAAGGACTGCCGCGCAGTCATTCTGGATCGATCCCCGCCGCTGCCCGGACCTGTGGTGGGCATTTCTCGGCCGCTTCCTGATTCTCGGCGGGTACTACATGGTCCTGACCTACACCATGTACATCGCGCAGGGGTACGTCGGCCTCAGCGCCGCGGAGGCCGCGAGACTCGTTCCACTGATCGGGCTGGTGGGATTGCCCGGCCTGTTGGTGGCGATCTCCGTGGCCGGCCCCTGGTCGGATCGGACGGGGCGGCGCAAACCGCTCACGCTGACGGGCGGGCTGGTCATCGCCGCGTCCGCACTGGTGCCACTGGCGCTTCCGACGGTCACCGGGTTGCTGCTGTGGGGTGTGGTGGTGACGATCGGCTTCGGGATCTTCCTGTCGGTCGATCAGGCACTGGTTTCGGAAATCCTGCCGGACGAGGAGGCTTTCGCCAAAGACCTCGGCATCGTCAATATCGCCGCCACCCTCCCGAATGTGATCGCTCCCCTCGCCGCCGCGGGCATCGTGTCGGCCACCGGTGGATACGGCGCGCTGTTTCCCGCGGTGGCGGTCGTCGCGGGCGCCGGTGCGTTGGCTGTGCTGCCCATCAAGAGTGCACGATGA
- a CDS encoding SDR family NAD(P)-dependent oxidoreductase gives MSEIAGPESGEFAGRSAVVTGAAGGIGAALAAELGAHGMSVVVADIDGDGARAVAEALRADGISALGVRVDVTDPESAEALAKVAYDEFGSVELLCNNAGVLLFGSVADSSIGDWDWLSSVNIEGMLNCLHAFLPRMHAASGWRQIMNTASTHAFLPDPAGTALYSATKHAILGLSLGLRGELAADGIGVTTLCPGQAATRILDAQRTRPAAFGRPAAEPFGTGVIPMSIEPAEVARLAVEGVRRDAPIVFALPEYSRDTFRAQIERMWRLADDALAVPGETHVAHGY, from the coding sequence ATGTCCGAAATTGCGGGGCCCGAATCCGGGGAGTTCGCGGGTCGCAGCGCGGTCGTGACCGGCGCGGCGGGTGGAATCGGTGCGGCACTGGCGGCCGAACTCGGCGCCCACGGCATGTCGGTGGTCGTCGCCGATATCGATGGCGACGGCGCGCGGGCGGTCGCGGAGGCGCTGCGGGCGGACGGCATCAGCGCGCTCGGGGTGCGGGTGGACGTGACCGATCCGGAATCGGCCGAGGCTCTCGCGAAGGTCGCCTATGACGAATTCGGTTCGGTCGAATTGCTGTGCAACAACGCCGGAGTGCTGCTGTTCGGGTCGGTCGCGGACTCCTCGATCGGCGATTGGGACTGGCTGTCGTCGGTGAATATCGAGGGCATGCTCAACTGCCTGCACGCGTTCCTGCCCCGAATGCACGCGGCGAGCGGGTGGCGGCAGATCATGAATACCGCTTCCACCCACGCCTTTCTGCCCGATCCGGCGGGCACCGCGCTCTACAGCGCCACCAAGCACGCCATCCTCGGGCTCTCGCTGGGTTTGCGCGGCGAACTCGCCGCCGACGGCATCGGCGTCACCACCCTGTGCCCCGGCCAGGCCGCCACCCGCATCCTCGATGCACAGCGCACCCGCCCCGCGGCGTTCGGCCGTCCGGCCGCCGAGCCCTTCGGCACCGGGGTGATTCCGATGAGCATCGAGCCTGCCGAGGTGGCACGCCTGGCGGTGGAGGGCGTACGCCGTGACGCCCCCATCGTTTTCGCACTACCCGAATACAGTCGCGATACCTTCCGCGCCCAGATCGAACGCATGTGGCGACTGGCCGATGACGCGTTGGCCGTGCCCGGAGAAACGCATGTCGCGCACGGATACTGA
- a CDS encoding lipase family protein codes for MPDRDSFYAPPADLGAYPLGGLIASRPITTTLRVPVGAWQLAYRSNDSHDQPRLAVTTILVPRTPWPGPGPRPAVSVQVAEDSTGTRCAPSYQLASGGFRGDTVEKLLARNWAVAVPDHEGPESAFLAGIPAGHAVLDGIRAIEGFGAADLGPDTRWGLTGYSGGGFATAWAAQLQPAYAPELTFVGAAIGGLPADLPIVAANVDGSLFAGFGFGAMVGLRREFPEADIDSVLNDRGRADLARADGKCMLELLANFPFQSVAAGTALADPWHDPRLITVLHHNSLGEGAPVMPIYSYHSMADEVVPVGQDDDLVRTWRERDTDIVTVRDPVGTHAEEASKGQAGADDYLAGRFAATPR; via the coding sequence GTGCCGGATCGGGATTCGTTCTATGCACCGCCTGCAGACCTGGGCGCCTATCCGCTCGGGGGACTCATCGCCTCCCGTCCGATCACGACGACCCTTCGTGTGCCGGTCGGCGCCTGGCAATTGGCGTATCGCAGCAACGATTCCCATGATCAGCCACGACTGGCGGTCACCACGATCCTGGTTCCACGCACGCCATGGCCGGGACCCGGACCCCGCCCGGCGGTCTCGGTGCAGGTGGCCGAGGATTCGACCGGCACCCGGTGCGCACCGTCGTATCAGCTGGCCTCGGGCGGATTTCGGGGCGATACCGTCGAAAAGCTGCTCGCCCGCAACTGGGCGGTGGCGGTACCCGACCATGAAGGGCCCGAATCCGCTTTCCTGGCCGGGATACCGGCCGGGCACGCGGTCCTCGACGGCATTCGCGCCATCGAGGGGTTCGGCGCGGCAGATCTGGGGCCGGACACCCGCTGGGGACTGACCGGCTACTCCGGGGGCGGCTTCGCGACCGCGTGGGCAGCGCAGCTGCAACCTGCGTACGCCCCGGAGCTCACCTTCGTGGGCGCCGCGATCGGCGGGCTCCCGGCCGACCTGCCGATTGTCGCCGCCAATGTCGACGGAAGCCTGTTCGCCGGTTTCGGTTTCGGAGCCATGGTCGGCCTGCGCCGAGAGTTTCCCGAAGCCGATATCGACAGTGTGCTCAATGATCGAGGCCGCGCGGACCTCGCCCGAGCCGACGGCAAATGCATGCTCGAGCTGCTGGCCAACTTTCCCTTCCAATCGGTCGCCGCCGGCACGGCACTCGCCGATCCCTGGCACGATCCGCGATTGATCACTGTGCTGCACCATAATTCACTGGGGGAGGGAGCCCCGGTGATGCCGATCTACAGTTATCACTCGATGGCCGACGAGGTGGTGCCCGTCGGCCAGGACGACGACCTCGTGCGTACCTGGCGTGAGCGAGATACGGATATTGTGACGGTCCGCGATCCCGTCGGCACGCACGCAGAGGAAGCGTCGAAAGGCCAAGCGGGCGCGGATGATTACCTCGCAGGCCGGTTCGCCGCCACGCCACGCTGA
- a CDS encoding lipase family protein, protein MITRVAAAAILAIACSATTPAWADEVPLVAGSVAPDADPFYAPPADLASYRHGQLASSREVAANMGVPVRAWQLSYRTDNSRDLPELAVTTVLVPTAPWSGPGPRPIVSEQIPEDSTGTRCAPSYGIAKGYLKSGEAVTRMLAQGWVVAVPDFEGPKSTFLTGPQSAHAVLDGIRAVGQFGPAGVGPGAVWALDGYSGGAAATGWAAQLQPSYAPELTFAGAAMGGVPADLPSLTVHFDGGIFSSYNIDILIGYEREFPEAGLDAMLNERGRATLAAAGNSCVDDLLYGFPFRRLADLSVVADPLRDPRLADLLRDNSLGASAPTMPIYDYHASTDEIVPVSQSDNLVAQWRAGGAAVVSVRDPIGEHGLESIQHMPRAQEFLQNRFAATAVAAAAHR, encoded by the coding sequence ATGATCACCCGAGTAGCGGCTGCCGCGATCCTCGCCATCGCCTGTTCCGCGACCACACCGGCCTGGGCCGACGAGGTTCCCCTCGTTGCCGGTTCCGTTGCCCCCGACGCGGATCCGTTCTACGCACCGCCTGCGGATCTCGCGTCCTACCGTCACGGCCAACTGGCGTCGAGCCGCGAGGTCGCCGCGAATATGGGCGTACCGGTGCGGGCGTGGCAATTGTCCTACCGCACCGACAACTCTCGCGATCTGCCCGAGCTCGCCGTCACGACGGTGCTGGTTCCGACCGCGCCGTGGTCCGGCCCGGGCCCGCGACCGATCGTCTCGGAGCAGATACCGGAGGACTCCACCGGAACCCGCTGTGCGCCGTCGTACGGAATTGCCAAGGGCTATCTGAAGTCCGGCGAAGCGGTGACGCGGATGCTGGCGCAGGGCTGGGTGGTCGCCGTACCCGACTTCGAAGGGCCGAAGTCGACATTCCTGACCGGACCGCAATCAGCCCATGCCGTCCTCGACGGCATCCGGGCGGTGGGGCAGTTCGGCCCGGCAGGCGTGGGCCCGGGCGCCGTGTGGGCGCTCGACGGCTACTCGGGCGGTGCCGCGGCGACCGGTTGGGCCGCGCAGCTGCAACCGTCCTACGCTCCCGAGCTGACGTTCGCCGGCGCCGCGATGGGCGGCGTGCCAGCCGATCTACCCTCTCTCACAGTGCATTTCGATGGTGGCATATTCTCCTCGTACAACATCGATATCCTGATCGGCTACGAGCGCGAGTTCCCGGAGGCAGGCCTCGACGCCATGCTGAACGAGCGCGGTCGCGCGACCCTGGCCGCCGCCGGTAACTCCTGCGTCGACGATCTGCTGTACGGATTTCCGTTCCGCCGGTTGGCTGACCTCAGCGTGGTCGCCGATCCACTGCGTGATCCCCGGCTCGCGGATCTGTTGCGCGACAACTCGCTCGGTGCGTCCGCCCCCACCATGCCGATCTACGACTATCACGCGTCGACCGATGAGATCGTTCCGGTCAGCCAGAGCGACAACCTGGTCGCGCAGTGGCGGGCAGGTGGAGCGGCGGTAGTTTCGGTCCGCGACCCGATCGGCGAGCACGGCTTGGAATCGATCCAGCACATGCCGCGAGCGCAGGAGTTTCTGCAGAACCGATTCGCCGCCACCGCGGTGGCCGCCGCCGCACATCGCTGA